In the genome of Limnothrix sp. FACHB-406, one region contains:
- a CDS encoding chlorophyll a/b binding light-harvesting protein, with the protein MTVTTTPPQTAIAIPWWAGNARLTELSGRLLGAHVAHAGLIVLWAGAMTLFEVSRCDLSRPLYEQGLILLPNLARLGWGLGNNGAIAQTDDWFAIGAIHLISAAFLGAGGLFHALKGPERLDHTGFFNYRWDDANKMTQILGIHLVLLGLGAWLLVLKATTFGGLYDPAVGRVQLVSDLNWDLGQIFGYFFGAGGRYWLASVNDLPTIVGAHAWLGAILIGGGLWHIVSEPSAAVKRLFIWSGEAYLSYSLGALALMAFVATLFVSVNAVAFPEAFFGPTLQIGFDRVPYFFSPDGALTSRVWLANAHFWLGFFFLQGHIFHALQAAGVRFGFGQTTPATPNTADSATQSTQEAAA; encoded by the coding sequence ATGACTGTCACCACCACGCCGCCACAGACGGCGATCGCGATTCCTTGGTGGGCGGGGAATGCCCGCCTGACGGAACTGTCGGGACGATTGTTGGGGGCCCATGTGGCCCATGCGGGACTGATCGTGCTTTGGGCGGGGGCAATGACCCTGTTTGAGGTCTCCCGCTGCGATCTGAGTCGGCCGCTGTATGAGCAAGGCTTGATTCTGTTGCCGAACCTGGCCCGGTTGGGTTGGGGCCTGGGCAATAACGGGGCGATCGCCCAAACCGATGATTGGTTTGCGATCGGGGCGATTCATCTGATCAGCGCCGCCTTCCTGGGGGCGGGCGGTTTGTTCCATGCCCTCAAGGGGCCCGAGCGGCTCGATCACACCGGCTTTTTCAATTACCGCTGGGATGATGCCAACAAAATGACCCAAATTCTGGGCATTCACCTGGTGTTGCTCGGGTTGGGCGCTTGGCTGCTGGTGCTGAAGGCCACCACCTTTGGCGGTCTTTACGATCCGGCGGTGGGCCGTGTCCAGTTGGTCAGTGACCTGAACTGGGATTTGGGGCAAATCTTCGGCTACTTCTTTGGGGCTGGCGGTCGCTACTGGCTGGCTAGCGTCAATGACCTACCCACGATCGTCGGGGCCCACGCTTGGTTGGGCGCAATCCTGATCGGTGGCGGCCTCTGGCACATCGTTTCGGAGCCGTCCGCGGCCGTGAAGCGCCTGTTTATTTGGTCGGGCGAGGCCTATTTGTCCTACAGCCTGGGGGCGCTGGCCCTGATGGCCTTTGTGGCCACCCTGTTTGTGTCCGTGAATGCCGTCGCCTTCCCCGAAGCGTTCTTTGGCCCCACATTGCAAATCGGGTTCGATCGCGTGCCCTATTTCTTCAGCCCCGATGGCGCATTGACCTCCCGCGTTTGGTTGGCCAATGCCCATTTCTGGCTCGGATTCTTTTTCCTGCAAGGGCATATTTTCCACGCCCTGCAAGCGGCTGGTGTGCGGTTTGGCTTTGGGCAAACCACCCCGGCTACTCCTAACACCGCTGATTCTGCTACCCAATCGACCCAGGAGGCTGCTGCATGA
- a CDS encoding DUF58 domain-containing protein, which yields MFKLLATVRHRWVMWLMGWETRLVSPSFQGALLGAIALFLFGAATNAMAGWLYVMSGVLLALMLVAAVLTARSLGGLSASRSPIPPISVDDLAVVECRIANHARSARSLLQWVDRPPAPLPVASGSIALIPAQGSITIQAQFRAQRRGIYRWPSLTLRSGAPFGLFWRQQPITAPAKLVVYPRVWPLAQCPIVDWMGEGDAQNAAGDRALRLGTEGLTRSLRPYRWGDSTRLIHWRSSARFGELQVRELETAATGPDLIVALDSAIAWDPEDFEQAVEAAASMYVYASRCYLDPFLWTAATGLVRGRQVVLETLAGTQAGELAEHEPPSRAVLWLTSAVDRVSQLPDRSRWLLWLPPSSELAGSLLGRQAQGRVISRDRPISEQLQAGNHPL from the coding sequence ATGTTCAAACTGCTGGCAACGGTGCGCCACCGCTGGGTTATGTGGCTGATGGGCTGGGAGACCCGTTTGGTGAGTCCTTCATTTCAGGGGGCTTTGCTGGGCGCGATCGCCCTGTTTCTGTTTGGGGCGGCCACCAACGCCATGGCCGGTTGGCTCTACGTGATGAGTGGGGTGCTGTTGGCGCTGATGTTGGTGGCGGCGGTGCTGACGGCGCGATCGCTCGGGGGCCTGAGCGCCAGCCGATCACCCATTCCACCGATCAGCGTTGATGATTTGGCCGTGGTGGAATGCCGGATCGCCAACCATGCCCGATCAGCCCGCTCCCTGTTGCAATGGGTCGATCGGCCACCGGCCCCCCTGCCCGTTGCCAGCGGCTCGATCGCCCTGATTCCCGCCCAAGGCAGCATCACCATCCAAGCCCAATTTCGGGCCCAGCGGCGCGGCATCTACCGTTGGCCGAGTCTCACTTTGCGATCGGGTGCGCCCTTCGGCCTGTTTTGGCGACAACAGCCGATCACCGCACCAGCCAAACTGGTGGTTTACCCTCGAGTTTGGCCCCTGGCCCAATGCCCGATCGTGGATTGGATGGGCGAAGGGGATGCCCAAAACGCAGCGGGCGATCGCGCCTTACGTTTGGGAACCGAAGGCCTCACCCGCTCCCTGCGGCCCTACCGTTGGGGCGACTCCACCCGGCTCATTCATTGGCGCAGCAGTGCCCGGTTTGGGGAGCTTCAGGTGCGGGAATTGGAAACCGCCGCCACGGGGCCCGATTTGATTGTGGCCCTCGATAGTGCGATTGCCTGGGATCCCGAAGACTTTGAGCAGGCCGTGGAAGCGGCCGCCTCCATGTATGTCTATGCCAGCCGCTGTTACCTCGATCCCTTCCTTTGGACGGCGGCCACGGGGTTGGTGCGAGGGCGACAGGTGGTGTTGGAAACCCTGGCCGGAACCCAAGCCGGGGAGCTAGCTGAACATGAACCGCCTTCTCGGGCCGTGCTGTGGCTCACTTCAGCGGTCGATCGGGTCAGTCAATTGCCCGATCGCAGCCGTTGGTTGTTGTGGTTACCCCCCAGCAGTGAGTTGGCGGGCAGCCTGCTCGGTCGCCAGGCCCAAGGCCGCGTCATCTCGCGCGATCGCCCAATTTCTGAGCAATTGCAGGCCGGTAACCATCCGCTTTAA
- a CDS encoding branched-chain amino acid ABC transporter permease — protein MIAYLTSLIIFSGIFALFGLGLNLQWGLTGLINFGHVAFMTIGAYTTILLSLQGWPIVLAVAIGAGLAALLGLLVGISTLRLREDYLAIVTIGVSEVVRLVALNEEWLTRGARGVYGYPLPLAQVPDAPWVAPVAIALWTGIFGAAGWSLWRWFRQALRSRQQAAQGQVTGTTQQPPSKGRLVLGGISALLGLLLYGCGAIALWDFNYKGGLMLLVVAVLGLVYWQLEQLGRSPWGRVLKAIREDEEIARALGKNVFWYKLQSLMLGGAIAGVAGSFYAWNLTFINPDGFIPLMTFQAWTIVVLGGAGNNAGTLLGSVLFWGYTTLTRFVLPALLPLDDARLGAFRLMVIGLILVVLMMWRPQGILGKKEELTLGQ, from the coding sequence ATGATTGCTTACCTCACCTCACTGATTATCTTTTCAGGCATCTTTGCCCTCTTTGGTCTGGGTCTGAATTTGCAATGGGGTCTCACGGGCTTAATTAATTTTGGCCATGTGGCCTTCATGACCATTGGGGCCTACACCACCATTCTGCTGTCGCTTCAGGGTTGGCCGATTGTGCTGGCGGTGGCGATCGGGGCGGGGTTGGCGGCTCTGCTGGGCCTGTTGGTGGGCATTTCCACCCTGCGCCTGCGGGAAGATTACTTGGCGATCGTCACGATCGGGGTGTCGGAGGTGGTGCGGCTGGTGGCTTTGAATGAAGAGTGGCTGACCCGAGGCGCAAGGGGCGTTTATGGCTACCCGCTGCCCTTGGCCCAAGTGCCGGACGCGCCTTGGGTGGCTCCGGTGGCGATCGCCCTTTGGACGGGCATCTTTGGGGCGGCGGGTTGGTCCCTGTGGCGTTGGTTCCGGCAGGCTTTGCGATCGCGCCAACAGGCCGCCCAAGGACAAGTCACCGGCACAACCCAACAGCCCCCCTCCAAGGGTCGCCTGGTGTTGGGTGGCATCTCGGCCCTACTGGGGCTTCTGCTCTATGGCTGTGGGGCGATCGCCCTTTGGGATTTCAACTACAAAGGCGGCTTGATGTTGCTGGTGGTGGCCGTTTTGGGTCTGGTCTATTGGCAACTGGAACAACTGGGCCGATCGCCCTGGGGCCGGGTGCTCAAGGCAATTCGCGAAGACGAAGAAATCGCGCGGGCCTTGGGCAAAAACGTGTTTTGGTACAAACTGCAATCCCTGATGTTGGGCGGCGCGATCGCGGGGGTCGCTGGTTCCTTCTATGCCTGGAATCTCACTTTCATTAACCCCGATGGCTTCATTCCGCTGATGACCTTCCAAGCTTGGACGATCGTGGTTTTGGGCGGCGCGGGCAACAATGCGGGCACGCTGTTGGGTTCTGTCCTGTTTTGGGGATACACCACCCTCACCCGGTTTGTGTTGCCGGCCCTGTTGCCCTTGGATGATGCCCGCTTGGGCGCTTTCCGGCTAATGGTCATTGGGCTGATTTTGGTGGTGCTGATGATGTGGCGGCCCCAAGGCATTTTGGGCAAGAAGGAAGAGCTGACCCTCGGCCAATAG
- a CDS encoding GUN4 domain-containing protein, producing MAAVRCPICATELSDTEVLCPTCGWDNSPLPEALVGTGSDRATIALLRARDQVRTTWAREFWQRLNLDAKLNHIEGQLKRARQERSHLYLELTQLQESQKLLLQTLSPEWLETLQQLQGQLQQQIQALKQSAGPQRSPQKGSPQTGSPQAGSPTQSHPIGSGSDPLPFDLGPLDTAALQDTGNPSSAVNPNPPLANPDRNENPFHLPEHRPSAPMPPAHGLPTEEEVTILQFVMPSPGPTPAPVDRYGRLSQLLEAQKWLEADRETTRIMLKVVGREGASWLRVEDIEQFPKGDLTEIDRLWTIHSNNHFGFRIQYDIWLEVTSQTASPVEAWCRFGDRLGWTSQKSRNFSLSAPAGHLPYCSAVGVWWCSGLFPQVVNAALGSA from the coding sequence ATGGCTGCTGTGCGTTGTCCTATCTGTGCCACCGAGTTGTCAGACACCGAAGTGCTGTGCCCAACCTGTGGTTGGGATAATTCCCCGTTACCGGAGGCGCTGGTGGGCACGGGGAGCGATCGGGCGACCATTGCCCTGTTGCGGGCCCGCGACCAGGTGCGCACCACTTGGGCCCGGGAGTTTTGGCAGCGATTAAATTTGGATGCCAAGTTAAACCACATTGAAGGCCAACTGAAACGGGCCCGCCAGGAGCGATCGCACCTGTATTTGGAACTAACACAACTACAAGAATCGCAAAAACTGCTGCTCCAAACCCTTTCGCCGGAATGGCTGGAAACGCTGCAACAGCTTCAGGGTCAGCTCCAGCAACAAATCCAAGCCCTGAAACAGAGTGCGGGGCCCCAAAGGTCACCACAGAAGGGATCACCACAGACAGGATCGCCCCAGGCAGGATCCCCGACACAATCCCATCCGATCGGGTCGGGATCCGATCCCTTGCCGTTTGATTTGGGTCCCTTGGACACGGCCGCCCTGCAAGACACGGGCAATCCGAGTTCGGCGGTCAATCCCAACCCGCCCTTGGCCAATCCCGATCGCAACGAAAATCCTTTCCACTTGCCAGAGCATCGCCCTTCTGCCCCCATGCCGCCGGCCCACGGGCTGCCCACGGAGGAAGAGGTGACCATTTTGCAGTTTGTGATGCCCTCGCCGGGGCCAACTCCGGCCCCGGTCGATCGCTACGGGCGGCTGTCCCAGTTGTTGGAAGCGCAAAAGTGGCTGGAGGCCGATCGAGAAACCACTCGAATCATGCTGAAGGTGGTGGGCCGCGAGGGGGCCAGTTGGTTGCGGGTGGAAGACATTGAGCAATTTCCCAAGGGCGATTTAACCGAGATCGATCGCCTCTGGACCATCCACAGCAACAATCACTTTGGCTTCCGCATTCAGTACGACATTTGGCTAGAGGTCACCAGCCAAACGGCCAGCCCCGTGGAGGCTTGGTGTCGGTTTGGCGATCGCCTGGGTTGGACCAGCCAAAAGAGCCGTAACTTCAGCCTCAGCGCCCCGGCGGGCCATTTGCCTTACTGTTCTGCCGTGGGGGTTTGGTGGTGTTCGGGTCTGTTTCCTCAGGTGGTGAATGCGGCCTTGGGCAGCGCCTAA
- a CDS encoding glucose-6-phosphate isomerase has translation MTGTASLWQRYQDWLYYHEGLGLYLDVSRMRFDDAFVAQMQPKLAKAFGDMTALESGAIANPDEQRMVGHYWLRQPDLAPTPELRDDIINTLDRLETFTAAIHNGQLTANGQPFTDVLSIGIGGSALGPQFVAEALAPNQPPLAIHFVDNTDPDGIDRILSKSTGGSPLRDRLATTLVLIISKSGGTPETRNGMVEIQAEFGQAGLPYHRNFVAITCEGSALDQRAIAEGWLDRFPMFDWVGGRTSELSAVGLLPAALQGIQIREMLVGAQMMDQATRDRNLKTNPAALLALCWYSVGRGKGEKDMVVLPYKDRLLLFSRYLQQLVMESLGKERDLDGNLVYQGIAVYGNKGSTDQHAYVQQLREGVPNFFATLIEVLEDGGSGVVVEDGAIESGDYLSGLLQGTRQALYDNDRESITITVPRVSERIVGALIALYERAVSFYASLVNINAYHQPGVEAGKKAAANILALQKRLVSVLQDAGEPLLIAELATQVGAIEQVETIYWILRHLAANGRGPVLVGNPGQPASLKVSWK, from the coding sequence ATGACCGGCACTGCGTCATTGTGGCAGCGTTACCAAGACTGGCTCTACTATCACGAGGGCTTGGGGCTGTATCTGGACGTGAGCCGGATGCGGTTCGATGATGCATTTGTGGCTCAGATGCAACCCAAGTTGGCGAAAGCGTTTGGGGACATGACCGCTCTGGAATCGGGGGCGATCGCCAATCCCGACGAACAACGGATGGTGGGTCACTATTGGCTGCGGCAACCGGACTTGGCCCCAACACCGGAATTGCGAGACGACATCATCAACACCCTTGACCGCCTCGAAACCTTCACGGCGGCCATCCACAACGGCCAGCTCACGGCCAACGGTCAGCCTTTTACGGATGTGTTGTCGATCGGGATTGGCGGTTCGGCCCTGGGGCCGCAGTTCGTGGCGGAGGCCTTGGCTCCCAATCAGCCGCCCTTGGCCATTCACTTTGTGGACAACACCGACCCCGACGGCATCGATCGGATCCTGTCCAAGAGCACGGGCGGCTCCCCCCTGCGCGATCGCTTGGCCACAACCTTGGTGTTGATCATCTCCAAGTCCGGCGGCACACCCGAAACCCGCAACGGCATGGTGGAAATTCAAGCGGAATTTGGCCAAGCCGGATTGCCCTATCACCGCAACTTTGTGGCCATTACCTGTGAGGGCAGCGCCTTGGATCAACGGGCGATCGCGGAAGGTTGGCTCGATCGATTCCCGATGTTTGATTGGGTCGGTGGCCGCACCTCGGAACTGTCGGCGGTGGGGCTGTTGCCAGCGGCGCTCCAAGGGATCCAAATTCGAGAAATGCTCGTGGGCGCGCAAATGATGGATCAGGCCACCCGAGACCGCAACCTAAAAACCAACCCTGCCGCCCTGTTGGCCCTTTGCTGGTATTCCGTGGGCCGAGGCAAAGGCGAAAAAGACATGGTGGTTTTACCTTACAAAGACCGGCTACTGCTTTTTTCGCGCTATCTCCAGCAGTTGGTGATGGAATCCTTGGGCAAGGAACGCGACCTGGATGGCAACTTGGTCTATCAGGGCATTGCCGTGTATGGCAACAAGGGCAGCACCGACCAACATGCCTATGTGCAGCAGTTGCGCGAAGGGGTTCCCAACTTTTTTGCCACCCTGATTGAAGTGCTGGAAGATGGCGGCTCGGGCGTGGTGGTGGAAGACGGGGCGATCGAGTCCGGCGATTACCTCAGTGGGCTATTGCAAGGCACGCGCCAAGCGCTCTACGACAACGATCGAGAGTCAATCACCATTACGGTTCCCCGCGTCAGCGAGCGCATTGTGGGGGCCCTAATTGCGCTCTACGAACGGGCCGTCAGCTTCTATGCCTCCCTGGTGAACATCAACGCCTATCACCAACCGGGCGTTGAGGCCGGCAAAAAAGCCGCCGCCAACATCTTGGCCCTGCAAAAGCGGCTGGTGTCGGTCTTGCAAGATGCGGGAGAACCCCTGTTGATTGCGGAGTTGGCAACGCAGGTGGGGGCGATCGAGCAGGTGGAAACGATCTATTGGATCCTGCGGCACTTGGCGGCCAATGGGCGCGGCCCGGTGCTGGTGGGTAATCCTGGACAACCGGCCAGCCTGAAGGTGTCTTGGAAATAG
- a CDS encoding agenet domain-containing protein: protein MEWNPETTWIFAVGLLEWQDSEAFAPFPDAVPNRSDAQLVEFFRNQGVPPSQIIYLQDRQATLSAIQSKLPDFLASTDENALLMLYFAGHGGWDSESGEHYFYNYDADAEDTETYWKVSSIFDDIEENFNGSHALLMADCCFSGGLIDEAKRRESEIAYACVTSAYAHNTSTGAWTFTASLLKGLQGDPTVDLDEDRVITLYDFARYTELEVAFIEDQKSMFFTTHDFDPQMQLSRVTDQFDPQLGRRVEVEYEEDWYRAKIVEVSDSDGDPQYRVQYVVDQSEEWVAPDRIRPYEPVMYDLGAAVEVQDEAGDWYPATIKKAWYGLHHISYDDYDENWDEWVGPDRLREPE, encoded by the coding sequence ATGGAATGGAATCCCGAAACAACTTGGATCTTTGCGGTGGGTTTGCTGGAGTGGCAAGACTCAGAAGCCTTCGCCCCTTTTCCTGATGCTGTCCCCAATCGATCGGACGCGCAGTTAGTGGAATTTTTCCGCAACCAAGGTGTGCCCCCATCCCAAATTATTTATCTTCAGGATCGTCAAGCCACCCTCTCCGCCATTCAATCTAAACTGCCGGATTTTTTGGCCAGCACCGATGAAAATGCCCTCTTAATGCTCTACTTTGCTGGTCATGGCGGCTGGGATTCCGAATCGGGAGAACATTATTTTTACAACTATGATGCCGATGCGGAAGATACGGAAACCTATTGGAAAGTGTCCAGCATCTTTGATGATATTGAAGAAAACTTCAATGGTTCCCATGCCTTGCTGATGGCGGACTGTTGCTTCTCTGGGGGACTGATTGATGAAGCCAAACGGCGGGAAAGCGAAATTGCTTACGCCTGTGTGACCTCTGCCTATGCCCACAACACTTCAACAGGCGCTTGGACTTTTACGGCTTCTTTGCTGAAGGGATTACAAGGAGATCCCACGGTTGATTTGGATGAAGATCGGGTGATTACGCTCTATGATTTTGCCCGCTACACGGAATTGGAAGTGGCATTCATTGAAGACCAAAAATCAATGTTTTTCACAACTCATGATTTTGATCCCCAAATGCAACTGTCACGAGTGACCGATCAGTTCGATCCCCAATTGGGCCGCCGGGTGGAGGTGGAATATGAGGAGGATTGGTATCGGGCAAAAATTGTGGAGGTGAGCGATTCAGACGGCGATCCGCAATACCGAGTGCAATACGTGGTGGATCAGTCAGAAGAGTGGGTCGCGCCCGATCGCATCCGTCCCTACGAACCAGTGATGTATGACCTGGGAGCGGCGGTGGAGGTGCAGGATGAGGCGGGCGATTGGTATCCCGCAACAATCAAAAAGGCTTGGTATGGCCTGCACCACATTAGCTATGACGACTACGACGAAAATTGGGATGAGTGGGTGGGGCCCGATCGCCTGCGAGAACCGGAATAG
- a CDS encoding Glu/Leu/Phe/Val dehydrogenase, with amino-acid sequence MESQSLFVGARQNLDLALKHIAISEDAIEHLKHPKASLQVSIPVRMDDGSLQVFQGYRVRYDDTRGPAKGGVRYHPQVSLDEVTSLAFWMTFKCAVLDLPFGGGKGGITVNPKQLSRLELERLTRGYIDAIADFIGPDVDILAPDVYTNATIMGWMMDRYNIIQRKSCPAVVTGKPIALGGSAGRETATAMGAFFVMQTILPKFDRPPAETTVAIQGFGNAGSFLAEQIYRAGYRVVAVSDSKGGIYAPAGLDIPAIRQNKEAGRGMEALYCHGTVCNMADHQSITNEALLELPVDVLIPAALENQITPENADRIQAKLIFEVANGPITFEADRILNQKGIYVLPDILTNAGGVTVSYFEWVQNRSGLYWSAAEVEQRLAERMTRETERIWQLAQSLDLSLRTAAYVHALDRLRAAIEVKGTRDYYAQAKA; translated from the coding sequence ATGGAAAGCCAATCGCTGTTTGTGGGTGCGCGCCAAAATCTCGATTTGGCCCTGAAGCATATCGCCATTTCGGAAGATGCGATCGAACATTTAAAGCATCCAAAAGCCAGTCTGCAAGTTTCAATTCCCGTGCGGATGGATGATGGATCGTTACAGGTTTTTCAGGGCTATCGAGTTCGCTATGACGATACGCGCGGCCCTGCCAAAGGCGGGGTTCGCTATCATCCTCAAGTGTCCTTGGATGAGGTCACATCCTTAGCATTTTGGATGACCTTTAAATGTGCAGTGTTGGATTTGCCCTTTGGCGGTGGCAAGGGTGGAATTACGGTTAATCCTAAGCAGCTTTCGCGCTTGGAGTTGGAGCGTTTAACGCGCGGCTATATTGATGCGATCGCGGATTTTATTGGGCCCGATGTGGATATTTTGGCCCCCGATGTTTACACCAACGCCACGATTATGGGTTGGATGATGGATCGCTACAACATCATTCAGCGCAAGTCCTGTCCGGCGGTGGTGACGGGCAAGCCGATCGCCCTGGGCGGCAGTGCAGGCCGAGAAACGGCCACGGCCATGGGAGCTTTTTTTGTGATGCAAACCATTTTGCCCAAGTTCGATCGCCCACCGGCCGAAACCACCGTTGCGATTCAAGGATTTGGCAATGCGGGCAGTTTTTTGGCGGAACAAATCTATCGTGCGGGCTACCGAGTGGTGGCGGTCAGCGATTCCAAAGGCGGAATCTATGCTCCGGCGGGGTTAGATATTCCTGCCATCCGCCAAAACAAGGAAGCGGGGCGCGGCATGGAGGCCCTTTACTGCCATGGCACGGTCTGCAACATGGCAGATCATCAATCGATTACCAATGAAGCGCTCTTGGAACTGCCCGTTGATGTGTTAATTCCGGCGGCGCTGGAAAATCAAATTACACCGGAAAACGCCGATCGAATTCAGGCCAAACTGATCTTTGAAGTAGCAAACGGGCCGATTACCTTTGAGGCCGATCGCATCCTGAATCAAAAGGGAATTTATGTCTTGCCGGACATTTTGACCAATGCAGGCGGCGTGACCGTTAGCTACTTTGAATGGGTGCAAAATCGGAGCGGTTTGTATTGGTCGGCGGCGGAGGTGGAACAGCGGTTGGCGGAACGGATGACCCGCGAAACGGAACGGATTTGGCAGCTCGCCCAATCGCTGGATTTGTCCCTGCGGACGGCGGCCTATGTCCATGCGCTCGATCGCCTGCGGGCAGCGATCGAGGTGAAGGGCACAAGGGACTATTACGCCCAAGCCAAAGCCTAA
- the pdxA gene encoding 4-hydroxythreonine-4-phosphate dehydrogenase PdxA: MIRLAISIGDPAGIGPEVVLKALADPTVAALRPVLVGSRSILSRTYEQLQPRSSQPIADPAKLRILDIPIDPLLERSIHWGVENAAAGAASFTWLDAALAATAAGRFAGVVTAPISKAAWHSAGHAFPGQTEVCAERAGVDRFGMAFVGRSPQTGWKLCALLATTHIPLHQVPAVLTAELLDRKLDLLVAMLDRDLGITHPTIAIAGLNPHSGEGGQLGTEERDWLIPWLAQARDRYPNATLRGPIPPDTMWVTAGQAWFGPTLPAGLPDAYLALYHDQGLIPVKLMAFDRAVNTTIGLPFVRTSPDHGTAFDIAGQGIADPASMIEAIHWAIELTETRNQWRDRVVTAAHRE; this comes from the coding sequence ATGATTAGACTAGCTATTTCCATTGGCGACCCGGCGGGCATTGGGCCGGAAGTCGTGCTGAAGGCGCTGGCGGATCCAACGGTGGCAGCTTTGCGGCCGGTGCTGGTGGGCAGCCGATCGATTCTCAGCCGCACCTATGAGCAACTTCAGCCGCGCAGTTCCCAGCCGATCGCGGATCCGGCCAAATTGAGGATTCTGGATATTCCGATCGACCCGCTGTTGGAGCGATCGATTCATTGGGGGGTTGAAAATGCGGCCGCCGGAGCCGCCAGCTTCACTTGGCTCGATGCGGCCTTGGCGGCCACGGCGGCCGGCCGGTTTGCGGGAGTGGTCACCGCGCCGATCAGCAAAGCCGCCTGGCATTCAGCGGGCCACGCCTTCCCTGGACAAACGGAGGTTTGTGCCGAACGGGCCGGGGTCGATCGGTTTGGGATGGCCTTTGTGGGGCGATCGCCCCAAACCGGTTGGAAACTTTGTGCCCTCCTGGCCACCACTCACATTCCCCTGCATCAGGTTCCTGCGGTGCTCACGGCAGAACTGCTCGATCGGAAGCTGGATTTGCTGGTCGCCATGCTCGATCGAGACTTGGGGATCACGCATCCCACCATCGCGATCGCCGGACTGAATCCCCACAGCGGCGAAGGGGGACAACTGGGCACTGAGGAGCGCGATTGGCTGATTCCCTGGTTAGCCCAAGCACGCGATCGCTACCCCAACGCCACCCTGCGCGGCCCCATTCCTCCAGACACCATGTGGGTGACAGCGGGCCAAGCTTGGTTTGGGCCCACCCTTCCAGCCGGGTTGCCCGATGCCTACTTAGCGCTTTATCACGACCAAGGATTGATTCCCGTGAAGCTGATGGCCTTCGATCGCGCCGTCAACACCACGATCGGCCTGCCCTTTGTGCGCACCTCCCCCGACCACGGCACGGCCTTTGACATTGCTGGCCAAGGGATCGCCGACCCCGCCAGCATGATTGAAGCAATCCATTGGGCGATCGAACTCACGGAAACCCGCAACCAATGGCGCGATCGGGTTGTGACCGCTGCCCACCGGGAATGA